A part of Clostridium novyi genomic DNA contains:
- the scfB gene encoding thioether cross-link-forming SCIFF peptide maturase: MALIHKFIQDGQYFVLDVNTGAVHIVDELVYDLLDDESLKSQEQLIKEFGNKYSIDDIKEVYSEIVELKNEGFLYSEDTYEEIARNSMKSKDFIKALCLNVTHDCNLRCKYCFADEGKYHGARKVMSPEVGKKAIDFVIAHSGPRKNIEIDLFGGEPLIAIKEIKEIIAYAREQEKIHNKVIRFTMTTNALLLNDEIMEYMDKEMGNIVLSIDGRKESNDNTRIRVDGSGTYDAILPKIKEMVDKRDKSKQYYVRGTFTRDNTDFYYDVKHLADLGFEEVSVEPVVLPEEHNLSLREEDLPTIYENYDLLYKDMLKRYEEGKEFKFYHFNIDLQGGPCVYKRISGCGAGHEYIAVTPDGDIYPCHQFVGNEDFKIGTIYDEDEKLNFDIAKQFKEAHIYNKPKCIDCWAKFYCSGGCQANNFNFNGDIHKPYEIGCKMQKKRIECAIALKATKMDK, from the coding sequence TTGGCTTTAATTCATAAATTTATTCAAGATGGACAATATTTTGTTTTAGATGTAAATACAGGTGCTGTACATATAGTAGACGAGCTAGTTTATGATTTATTAGATGATGAATCTTTAAAATCACAAGAGCAACTTATAAAAGAATTTGGTAATAAATATTCTATTGATGATATAAAAGAGGTGTATTCTGAAATTGTAGAACTTAAGAATGAAGGATTTTTATATTCAGAAGATACTTATGAAGAAATTGCAAGAAATAGCATGAAATCAAAGGATTTTATAAAAGCATTATGTCTTAATGTAACTCATGATTGTAATTTAAGATGTAAATATTGCTTTGCTGATGAAGGAAAATATCATGGTGCAAGAAAAGTTATGTCACCTGAAGTTGGAAAGAAAGCTATAGATTTTGTTATAGCTCACAGTGGTCCTAGAAAAAATATAGAAATTGATTTATTTGGAGGAGAACCACTTATTGCTATAAAAGAAATAAAAGAAATTATAGCTTATGCAAGAGAGCAGGAAAAAATTCATAATAAGGTAATAAGATTTACTATGACAACTAATGCTCTTTTATTAAATGATGAAATAATGGAATATATGGATAAAGAAATGGGAAATATAGTATTAAGTATTGATGGAAGAAAAGAAAGCAATGATAATACTAGAATAAGAGTAGATGGAAGTGGAACATATGATGCAATACTTCCTAAGATAAAAGAAATGGTAGATAAAAGAGATAAATCAAAACAATATTATGTAAGAGGTACATTTACAAGAGATAATACTGATTTTTATTACGATGTAAAACATTTAGCAGATTTAGGTTTTGAAGAAGTATCAGTTGAGCCAGTTGTTCTTCCAGAGGAACACAATTTATCTTTAAGAGAAGAAGATTTACCAACTATATATGAAAATTACGATTTATTGTATAAAGATATGCTTAAAAGATACGAAGAAGGAAAAGAATTTAAATTTTATCATTTTAATATAGATCTTCAGGGTGGACCTTGTGTATATAAAAGAATATCAGGATGTGGAGCAGGTCACGAATACATAGCAGTAACTCCAGATGGTGATATATATCCATGTCATCAGTTCGTTGGAAATGAAGATTTTAAAATAGGAACTATATATGACGAAGATGAAAAATTGAATTTTGATATTGCAAAACAATTTAAAGAAGCTCACATATATAATAAACCTAAGTGTATAGATTGTTGGGCAAAATTCTATTGTAGTGGAGGTTGTCAAGCAAATAACTTTAATTTTAATGGTGATATACATAAACCTTATGAGATAGGATGTAAAATGCAGAAGAAGAGGATAGAATGTGCTATAGCGTTAAAGGCAACTAAAATGGACAAATAG
- the scfA gene encoding six-cysteine ranthipeptide SCIFF, producing the protein MKHIKTINKKNIKESLNKPGCKECANSCQSACKTSCTVANLACEN; encoded by the coding sequence ATGAAACATATTAAGACAATTAACAAAAAAAACATAAAAGAAAGTTTAAATAAACCAGGATGCAAAGAATGTGCTAACTCATGTCAATCAGCATGTAAAACATCTTGTACTGTTGCAAATTTAGCTTGCGAAAACTAA
- a CDS encoding TIGR04086 family membrane protein → MESKGNAIYIGQGVMRGFFLTLTLLIVYSFISYFTKFNSKIDSVFFVVVTALSVMYGTLYSVKKIKKRGWIAGFLVSLFYILIIFLVSGFSGRGFGITSYGILRMTLAIFVGTLSGMLGVNI, encoded by the coding sequence GTGGAAAGTAAGGGAAATGCCATTTATATTGGACAAGGGGTTATGAGAGGATTTTTTTTAACATTGACTTTGCTGATAGTGTATTCTTTCATATCATATTTTACAAAGTTTAACTCAAAAATAGATTCGGTATTTTTTGTAGTTGTTACTGCCCTTAGTGTTATGTATGGTACACTATATTCTGTGAAGAAAATTAAAAAAAGAGGATGGATTGCAGGATTCTTAGTATCTTTATTTTACATCCTTATAATATTTTTGGTATCTGGATTTAGTGGAAGAGGATTTGGCATAACAAGTTATGGAATACTTAGGATGACTTTAGCTATTTTTGTAGGTACACTTTCGGGAATGCTTGGAGTAAATATATAA
- the yajC gene encoding preprotein translocase subunit YajC translates to MQGTFMPILSLLFLIVIFYLFILMPEKKRKNKYKSMINNLKVNDEVVTRGGIVGKIERIHDDFIVISTGPDKVKLKVTKNGIGIVINKEESK, encoded by the coding sequence ATGCAGGGAACATTTATGCCTATACTGTCATTATTATTCCTTATAGTTATATTTTATTTATTTATTTTAATGCCTGAGAAAAAGAGAAAAAATAAGTACAAATCTATGATAAATAATTTAAAAGTAAATGACGAAGTTGTAACAAGAGGCGGAATTGTAGGTAAAATTGAAAGGATTCACGATGACTTTATTGTAATTTCTACAGGACCAGATAAAGTTAAGTTAAAAGTAACTAAAAATGGAATAGGGATAGTTATAAATAAAGAAGAAAGCAAGTGA